One genomic region from Nymphaea colorata isolate Beijing-Zhang1983 chromosome 12, ASM883128v2, whole genome shotgun sequence encodes:
- the LOC116265363 gene encoding vacuolar protein sorting-associated protein 25, protein MQKLGDFKFPPFFSYPPYFTLQPVRDTRQKQVELWKELITDYCKHQKIFVIGLEEEFPLFSNPIIERSLTYEAKEVFLSALVSEGRAEWMDKSHRKCLILWHRIQEWADIILHFVRDYGFGDTVLTVEEIRSGIESRGTELAGIDRTILMRALKLLEQKGKATIFKGTSADDEGVKFSV, encoded by the exons ATGCAGAAGTTGGGTGATTTCAAATTTCCGCCGTTCTTCAGCTACCCGCCATACTTCAC CTTGCAGCCTGTAAGGGACACGAGACAGAAGCAAGTGGAGCTCTGGAAGGAACTGATTACTGATTACTGTAAGCATCAGAAGATCTTCGTGATTGGCCTGGAGGAAGAGTTTCCGCTCTTTTCAAATCCAATAATTGAGA GAAGCCTTACCTATGAAGCAAAGGAAGTTTTTCTTTCAGCATTGGTTTCAGAAG GGAGAGCAGAATGGATGGATAAATCACATAGGAAATGCTTGATTCTTTGGCATCGGATTCAGGAATGGGCTGACATAATATTGCACTTT GTGAGGGATTATGGGTTTGGAGACACTGTGCTAACTGTTGAAGAAATACGATCAGGGATCGAATCAAGAGGCACAG AGCTTGCTGGAATTGATCGAACCATACTTATGCGTGCTTTAAAACTGCTAGAGCAGAAGGGCAAAGCTACTATTTTCAAGGGCACGTCAGCTGATGATGAAGGTGTAAAATTCTCAGTGTGA